A stretch of Candidatus Zixiibacteriota bacterium DNA encodes these proteins:
- the fetB gene encoding iron export ABC transporter permease subunit FetB → MVTGPKEVGLAVIMVLIAIAVGRYWKLPVLKDMVWGSLRAFVQLVAVGYAIKFIFGMESVWLMSLALLVMTVIGAHAAAGRVQGVKGAFAINLVSILSGSVITLATMLIFDIIRLEARYVIPLSGMIIGNSMNASALTMDRLASDMRSNRLAVETALALGRRWREASHKYQRDAARTGMVAILNFLKTVGIVALPGAMTGMILAGADPVEAVLLQVIVAYMLLAATTITSIMAVELTVRTFFTRFHQLKLTP, encoded by the coding sequence ATGGTAACCGGACCCAAAGAAGTCGGCCTGGCGGTGATCATGGTGCTCATAGCCATCGCCGTGGGTCGCTACTGGAAACTCCCGGTATTGAAAGATATGGTTTGGGGGTCGCTACGTGCCTTCGTGCAATTGGTCGCGGTCGGCTATGCAATCAAGTTTATATTCGGCATGGAATCCGTGTGGCTGATGTCGCTCGCTCTTTTGGTCATGACCGTGATCGGCGCGCACGCCGCGGCTGGTCGGGTACAGGGGGTGAAAGGTGCATTTGCAATTAATCTGGTCTCAATTCTTTCCGGTTCCGTAATCACCTTGGCGACAATGTTGATATTCGATATAATCAGGCTGGAGGCGCGTTATGTAATCCCGCTGTCGGGGATGATTATAGGTAATTCTATGAACGCCTCCGCACTGACTATGGACCGGCTGGCCTCGGACATGAGGTCCAACAGATTAGCGGTGGAAACGGCCCTGGCGCTGGGTCGACGTTGGCGTGAAGCATCCCATAAGTACCAGCGGGATGCCGCCCGCACCGGAATGGTGGCAATCCTGAACTTCCTCAAGACGGTCGGGATTGTAGCTCTGCCCGGAGCCATGACCGGGATGATACTGGCCGGCGCCGATCCGGTGGAGGCAGTGTTGCTCCAGGTGATCGTTGCTTACATGCTGCTGGCCGCGACGACTATTACATCGATCATGGCAGTCGAATTGACCGTCCGGACTTTCTTTACCAGATTTCATCAACTGAAGTTGACTCCGTAG
- a CDS encoding ATP-binding cassette domain-containing protein has protein sequence MSFAFEAGRLYSIIGPSGSGKTSLLRLLNRLDEASGGSVVFEGRNIHEWEPWTLRRQIGFLFQTPHLFAGTVGDSIRFADEQMSPEQVKLCADRVRLRHDLIDAPVDNLSLGEQQRVALARLLATEPKVALLDEPTSALDPANTEAIERLISHLVSEHGITVIMVSHSPQQVMRLGGQALLMTEGRLVEHGPAGDLISNPQTEAGRRYVNGEFA, from the coding sequence GTGTCGTTCGCGTTCGAGGCCGGAAGACTCTACTCGATAATCGGTCCATCCGGATCGGGTAAGACATCGCTCTTAAGATTGCTGAATCGTCTGGACGAAGCCAGCGGCGGCAGTGTGGTTTTTGAGGGACGCAATATCCACGAGTGGGAACCCTGGACGTTGCGCCGACAGATCGGTTTCTTGTTTCAAACACCTCATCTTTTTGCGGGCACGGTTGGGGATAGCATTCGGTTTGCCGACGAGCAAATGAGCCCGGAACAGGTCAAGCTGTGCGCCGACCGGGTGCGTTTGCGGCATGATCTGATTGACGCCCCTGTCGACAATCTCTCTCTGGGTGAGCAGCAGCGGGTTGCGCTGGCTCGATTGCTGGCGACCGAACCCAAGGTTGCACTGCTTGACGAACCGACCTCGGCTCTGGACCCGGCCAACACGGAGGCGATTGAGAGACTAATCAGCCACCTCGTATCCGAGCATGGGATCACCGTCATCATGGTCAGCCACTCCCCCCAACAGGTAATGCGTCTGGGCGGCCAGGCGCTCCTGATGACCGAGGGACGCCTGGTGGAACATGGTCCGGCCGGCGATTTGATCAGCAACCCGCAGACCGAGGCGGGCCGACGATATGTGAACGGAGAATTTGCCTGA
- a CDS encoding HD domain-containing protein: MSSKPITEMAVNDTVTGFFAVRKKAVRESVRGDFVSLELGDHSGRVNAVCWDPDQFCLIELEAGMVIKAKGVVGEYRDKKQLVLSRIRLAKDGEFQLETILPHSSKPLEERRARILSLAERIENSYLKALADSFLHDEKFLESFMTSPAGKLWHHAFIGGLSEHSANVAQMAMELGSHYGFLDKDLLLFGGLFHDAGKMASYATGTMIDYTDDGRLIGHIVLMDQWLCERAKRIEGFPDQLLTKVRHILLSHQGEFDTPVQPMVPEAFIVYYCDEIDSKMGAIERIRSRHNGVGWSGFVNLLSRYLYFGEKSEE; this comes from the coding sequence GTGAGCAGCAAACCGATTACAGAGATGGCCGTCAACGACACGGTGACAGGGTTCTTTGCCGTCCGCAAGAAAGCGGTGCGGGAGTCTGTCCGGGGCGACTTCGTGTCGTTGGAATTGGGCGACCATTCAGGACGTGTCAATGCCGTTTGCTGGGACCCGGATCAGTTTTGTCTGATCGAACTCGAAGCAGGGATGGTGATAAAAGCAAAAGGGGTTGTCGGCGAGTACCGGGACAAGAAGCAGCTCGTATTGTCGCGAATACGCCTGGCCAAAGATGGTGAGTTTCAATTGGAGACCATCCTGCCTCATTCATCGAAGCCGTTGGAAGAACGTCGCGCCCGCATTCTGTCGTTGGCCGAACGCATCGAAAACAGCTATCTCAAAGCACTGGCCGACTCGTTTCTTCATGACGAGAAGTTCCTTGAGAGTTTTATGACATCCCCCGCCGGGAAACTATGGCACCATGCTTTCATTGGTGGCTTGAGTGAACATTCGGCCAATGTTGCTCAGATGGCGATGGAGTTGGGATCGCACTATGGCTTTCTTGACAAGGACCTCCTGCTGTTCGGTGGGCTTTTCCATGATGCCGGCAAGATGGCAAGCTACGCCACCGGCACAATGATCGACTACACCGATGACGGCCGACTGATCGGGCATATCGTTTTGATGGATCAATGGCTATGCGAACGGGCCAAACGCATTGAAGGATTCCCCGACCAACTGCTCACAAAAGTGCGACACATTCTGCTCTCGCACCAGGGGGAGTTCGACACACCGGTGCAGCCGATGGTACCGGAGGCGTTCATCGTTTACTATTGCGACGAAATCGACAGCAAGATGGGTGCCATTGAACGCATACGTTCACGGCACAACGGCGTCGGCTGGTCCGGCTTTGTCAACCTGTTGAGCAGGTATCTTTACTTCGGCGAGAAATCTGAGGAGTGA
- a CDS encoding LptF/LptG family permease: MKILTRYILKEHFAPFFLAFFTITFLLIIDLVPKIIDHVIDKDLPVAVVFEIIGLNLAWMLALSVPMSVLVATLMAFGRLTSDFEITAIKASGINLLRILVPLLAAGAVLMFGMIEFNDRILPDLNKRSRLLWADISAMRPTLVFRSGVFITDIPGYLVLIDKIDHSTSRVETVNITDTRDKTKPQIIVAEYGYLEMTDYGKNMRFTLYNGEVHSLDTKDPNEYRRVSFERYVKNVADVSSELVRTDSDYRNDREMSITDMQSRVDAAITATGPFRERMRAALDARIGTVLSDTLPSDSTKPLSDSAAMDQVRRDATALARQTDRGYQQLASQQKIANKYQIEIYKKYSIPAASLAFVLLGAPLGILTRRGGMGVAIAISIVLFIVYWAFLIGGEDLADRGLMSPFWAMWIANFLMGGLGIYLIYIVATEKPMLAFFRRKR; this comes from the coding sequence ATGAAGATACTGACACGCTACATTCTGAAAGAGCATTTCGCGCCATTTTTCCTGGCCTTCTTCACGATTACATTTCTGCTGATCATAGACCTGGTCCCCAAGATTATCGATCACGTGATCGATAAGGACCTGCCGGTGGCGGTGGTTTTTGAAATCATCGGACTCAATCTGGCCTGGATGCTGGCGCTGTCGGTGCCGATGTCGGTGCTGGTGGCTACTCTCATGGCCTTTGGACGGCTGACTTCGGATTTCGAGATAACCGCTATCAAGGCGTCCGGTATCAACTTGCTACGGATCCTGGTGCCGCTTTTGGCAGCCGGCGCTGTTTTGATGTTCGGCATGATTGAGTTTAATGACCGCATACTGCCCGATCTGAACAAACGGTCGCGGCTGCTCTGGGCCGATATCTCCGCCATGCGTCCAACCCTGGTTTTTCGGTCGGGCGTCTTCATAACCGATATTCCAGGCTATCTGGTTCTTATCGACAAAATCGATCACAGCACCTCCCGCGTCGAAACCGTCAACATCACCGATACTCGGGACAAAACCAAGCCGCAGATAATTGTTGCGGAATACGGATACCTCGAGATGACCGACTATGGAAAAAACATGCGCTTTACGCTATACAATGGCGAGGTTCATTCACTGGACACCAAAGACCCCAACGAATACCGCCGCGTTAGTTTCGAACGGTATGTCAAGAACGTGGCGGATGTTAGCTCGGAATTAGTACGCACAGATTCCGATTATCGCAATGATCGCGAAATGTCCATCACCGACATGCAGTCCAGAGTAGATGCTGCGATAACTGCGACCGGTCCCTTCAGAGAGAGGATGCGTGCGGCCCTGGATGCACGTATTGGCACAGTGCTTTCCGATACCTTGCCTTCAGACAGTACCAAACCACTGAGCGATTCGGCGGCCATGGACCAGGTGCGGCGTGACGCTACCGCTCTGGCACGGCAGACAGACCGCGGCTATCAACAACTGGCATCGCAGCAGAAAATCGCCAACAAATATCAGATCGAAATCTACAAGAAATACTCGATCCCGGCTGCTTCGCTGGCTTTCGTGCTTTTGGGCGCCCCGCTGGGTATCCTTACTCGACGTGGTGGCATGGGTGTCGCAATCGCGATATCCATTGTGCTCTTCATTGTCTATTGGGCTTTTCTGATCGGTGGAGAAGACCTGGCCGACCGCGGCCTGATGTCACCATTTTGGGCGATGTGGATTGCCAATTTTCTCATGGGTGGACTCGGTATCTACTTGATCTATATCGTAGCGACCGAGAAACCGATGCTGGCTTTCTTCCGAAGGAAGCGGTGA